The Colletotrichum destructivum chromosome 8, complete sequence genome includes the window AAACCGTTCAGAGGTGCCCATCTCATTAACGAGGATCTCCGACGGCCCCGCCTCCAGCGTCAGTTGGGCCGTCAATCCGGGAACCCCAAAGGCCCTGTCGCCGGGCACATGGCGCATCAACGTGCGCGACATTGAAGTTCTCGACTTTAGGATCTTGGAGAAGCGGCCCGCCTTCTtcaagctcgccgagccTGCCGTCAAAGACGAGGCCCTTTCCAACTCGGATGCGGACGCCATCAACGCTTCCGGCAAGCGGTCTTTCACCGCCGAGCACGAGGGCTCGCGATCGGAAAAGAAGGCGCGCACcacggacgaggtcggcatGAATGCGAAGAAAGACAAGGAAGACGGCGTCATCATGTTCCTCCGACCGGCAGCCGAGCCCCTCGTGTTCCCCCTCCCGACCGAGGCTAAGAGCAGAGACGTAGTGCCGACCAACGGCCACGCGCTGCTCGACATGCAACGAGAAGAGGCTGTGGTCATCCCCGGCGGGTGTGAGATAGACGAGTACACGGTCACGAAGCGCGACCAGAtcgcgtcgacgacgctctcgtccgtcttcatcgccgaGCACTCCAACGTGCccgacggcatcgtcacGGTCAAGGTGCTCAAGACGCGGTCTgccaacgccaacggcaaGCCGCAGGACAACGAGCGCAACGTAATCCGGCAGGCCGACATGTGGCTGCGCGAGTACCAGAGCCAGGACGACCTGCGCCACCACTCCATCGTCAAGCTTtacggcggcgacgcgcgCTACCTCTCGCTCTACATGGAgcacgtcgacgccaaggaccTCTCGGCCAAGGGCGTGTGGCGCTCGCACGTCGACCacggcttcctcggcgaccgctccgacgccttcgccatcCTGCGCGACATCAGCGGCGCCCTGAACTACCTGCACGGCAAGTCTCTCGTGCACAACGACATCAAGCCCGCCAACATCCTCTACTCGcccgcccgcggcgccgtgCTCTGCGACTTTGGCCTGTCGACGCACACGAGCGGGTCCGTCACGACGGGCGGCACCCCCTACTACATCCCGCCCGAGTTCATCGGCAAGAAGCTGCGCGGCCCGCCCTCGGACGTCTGGGCCCTCGGCGTCACCATGCTATACGTTCTTGGCAAGATCCCCTTCCCGGACGCGCGCTCGCGCAAGGCCGCCAACAAGCCGGCGCTGTACTGGATGAtcgccgacgtcaaccgGCCGCCTgcgcagccgcagccgcacCGGCCGGGCCAGCCGTGCagccacgccgtcgacctgaTGTACGTCTGGCTGAGCGAGGTGGCCGTCGCGAGGGAGAAGCTGTACCCGCGCGACAAGCTCGAGCGGCTCGTGTCGGACATGCTCATCGCCGTGCCGAGCCAGCGCATCACGATGGCGCGGGTCGTGAGGGAGATGTATCTCCTggagcagcaggccctcGCCAAGAGGTGATTCTGATGTGATTGTTTTACTTTTTGTTTTGGACGTTTGCTTTGCATGAAAGCTAACGCGTGCGTATTGGATTATACGTTAATGGTTCTGATTTGCTTTTTTGTCGAGATATAGAGGTCGCTGGCTTGCAGCGACtcgagatgggatggatgatgTTACCGCGAGAGATACCACTTTGATGTTgttgagaagaagagcatgAATTTTCCGAGCATGATAAACTTGAGTAGTTTTGGACATCTGCATTTGTTTCATTGTCGCATCTCACACATATACAAACACACACTGAGCACAGCATTGAGATGCAATCtggttcttttttttccttttccttttccttttccttctaCTCATGTTTGCATCCAGGGGATGAACTGACTAGTTGGTATCAAAGCATTTCATGTACATTAGAAGggacacgcacacacacacacacacacacacacacacacacacacacaaacacacgcacacacataAACGCGCACCAACGCATTTCTGACGCTGTACTTCCGCTCCCCCTTTATATCGTGACGTTCATCAAACATTCCAAACCAATACTGActccctctcctccaggACCAGGCTGGTTTCGTGGCCTTCCTTACAAGCTCATGCCAAAGACGAAGGTGAAGCTGAGACCGACGACGGTCGTCAGGGCGAGCATGTgcacgccgctgccggccgtgcCGCTGgagccgccgttgccgccggtCGAGTTGCCGGTGctgttgccggcgccgccttcgatggtgccgttggcgctCTGCTCCTTGACCGTGTAGACCGAGACGCCCTCGGTCTTGCACTGCTCCGACGAGGGGTTCGTGGCGTTGGATGTGAAGCGGATGTCGGCGCACTACGTCCCGTTGCGAAGTCAGCACACTCTCGATACCACTCTCTATTCACGATGTAGTACCCAAGAAGATTGGGacgaagggggaaaaaagctTGGGAGGATATACGTACGTTGTACAGGCCGGCTCCCGAGTCGCCGACGGTGATGACCTGCAGACTGGCGCGCTGGCCTTCCTGGGCGGGCGTGGGCAgggccagcttctcgacgcAGAGGGTGCCGGAGCCGGTGGCGTTCCAGAACTGAGGTGTCAGGGTGATGTTGTGCGTCGAGACGTTgccgttggcctcgaggccgagattGATGAAGACGTAGGTCCAGTCGTGGTGCAGGtccagctcgacggcgccacCGTCGAGTGGCCAGTCAGTGACATTACCCGCACCGTAggggacgccggcgcctgTGGTTCAGGTTAGTCATGGGCTCGTGTCGTCCTGTGACGGCGTGTTGCTTCGTCggtggaaggggggagaaggaagaggaggaacGTCGTACATGGGTATGTCCACTGCGAGAAGCCCGTCACGTTAGTCGGCTTGAGGGTGTCGGCGCGCCATTCAGGATAGGTGAGGCCGAAGTGGGCGGAGGCGAGGTtcgcggcgccgagggcgacgaggagggtcTTGGGGGCCATGGTGTGTCGGGTTTCGGCGAGGGTCTTTCAGGGTCTGGCTCTTGTTTAACTTTGTACAGCGGGTCGGGGATGCCAGGTGATGGAGAACTGCCAAGACGTGATGGGAGAAAGGTGAGATGTCGGGGCGGACGAGCTCAGCGGAGGCAAAGCGATTATATATCAGAGCCACCAGCATCCTCCCCGCATGAGCATGCCGTGCCCATGGTAGGCAGCTCTGCTTACCCTTCCCTCGAGCAAAGGAAACACAGACAAGGATGCGAGCTGTAGCTGCGGTGGCAGATGGACTAGAACGGTCCCCCGGGACCAGCTTCGCAGCACGAGGGAATATCCCCTCAGAGACGCCACACATGCAgctagagagagagaagagagagagaggcgcgGAGTGGACTCGTCAAAGAACCCATGGCGACCACTCGCTTCGCGGGTGTGCGGTAGCAAGACGATGGTCACATCCTTTCCACGACCTTTGTCTCGTACTGTCTGGGCTTGACGGCGGATCTTCACCGCGACAAGGGCCAGGAGACCGAGAGAAGATACAAGAGAGTCGATTAGCCCTCTGGCCCCCCGCAACGGGAAGGTGAGCCAATAGAGGACGCCAATTGAGCAAGTTTATTTCTCTCGTCCTAGTCTAGCGGGGGGAGGAACAGCTGTCTAGGGCTGCCCCAAGTCAAATAAGCGTCTGGTGTGAAAGACTGCTGGACATTGACAGAGGATGGACGAGAGGCCACacagagagatagagagagagaggctcAAGATGGGTATGGCTTCCCTTTGGCTGGGCGACGAATCAAATGGCGCGGGGCAAGGGGGTGCGAGGCGGGCGCTAGCGCAGTGTCTCTGGATGCAAGTATCTTGCTCAAACTCCCGCACTCATGGCCCGAATGGGAGAAACGCGGCGCGGGTGCAGAAAGTGCGGGATTGGGTGGTGAATGGACGGTGGAATGAAGCGTATGTCTGTTGTCAGGTCAATCCAGTCACGCGTGCGTGCAAAGAGATGAGGTCGGCATGGTTCTGCCTGTGAATGCGGCGATAGATGCTCAATCTTGAAGAGTGGTGAGGGCTAGTTCGTGTGGCGTCGTGGCTACGGTGACGGAGAGGAGGACACACGAGTTTAGTTTTGAGTGAGTTTTGTTGACGCTTATGATGTGTCAATACTTGATGCCAGCGCGCAACGAGATAGTAAAGAGGCAACTGGAGTCTGTGCAGGGTTTGGCGACATGGTAATACCCCAGAGAATTAATCACTTGGCCCTGATCTCTTCTTTGTCGCACCAAGCGGGATCGACTCATTGCGGACAAGCCTCCGCCAAGCACTATGCGTTCCTGGGCCGAGTCCGGAATGATGTGGGATCGACCGACCTCCCGGCCTTCCTCCCTGTCCTCCGGAGCACCTCCACcagctccggcgccggcgttcAAAAAGTTTGGTTGTTCCGAGCCTTGAGGGACGTGCGAAGCTTGACCGAGCCCCGCCAGCGAGTCTATCTCGACTCCATCCGCGAGGCCCTGCTCGTGGCaagcgaggaggagccgaAAGAAAACGTTTGTCGACCGTTGTTTAGGTGTGTTCCATCTATAAACTTTGTTTCCGTTGCTTGCAATAATGCTATTTCAACGACAACTTAACACGTCTCGCTCTAAACGATGATCATGAGGGAGTTAATAGTTCTTCGAGACCTTTGCCTTGTCTAGTTGTAAGAAACTGGAACCCTAGCGGATCCCATTACACACTTTTGCGAGCTTCAAGCCGGCATGATAAATTTACAGCTGAGCGTCTTGCTCATCAGCTGACTCAGCTACCAGAAGCGCCGATGGTTTAGTGGTAAAATTCTCCGTTGCCAtccagcagcgtcggggagccgggggtTCGATTCCCCCTCGGCGCAATCTTTTTGCCGGGATGTGTGTTGTCGGCGGGCCTGTCTAGTTCGGATTTACTTACCCCAAGATCATCAGAGAGATTTTTACCGACACGCCGAGTCTAACAGTTGCTACATTGTAATTATGAAGAAGCAACTACTACTAGTGTGAATACTTATATTATATGTCTTCTTTCCTAACTAATTTGTGACTAGGCTGGTGCAGATTTATCTAGTCGACTCAGCTAAGTAATTCTAATGCTACACAAATCCAACTCTTTGTAGCTTAACTATGCTTGGTCACAAGGACGGATAGTTAGATAGCAATATCAACCAATCAATGACCGCAGACTCTATCTACTACTTACTAGCACTTTAACAAGTTGTTCTGTTGGGGTGGTGGAAAGTAGGGACTGGCAGGAAAGGGGTAACTAATGTTTTTTTCGCTGGTGCTGCAGTATGCAAACAACAAAGACTTTCAAGGGACGCTTTATGCTTTGTGGCATGAGTTCCAAATACATCAGTCATCAGAAGTAGGATTTATAGGCGGGTGAATAATTATTTGCTATGTCCCCCTATGTTCCAACAATATCAATTAAGTTTAGTAGGGTCATAGATTTGCTTGCTCGATCTGGAAGCTGCCTTGTTTTTGATTGCCTCACTTCTTGCACTCTGGCTCCTCTGGCACGTCGTCATAGAAATCTTCCTGGTACGCGGCGTCCAGCTGGCTCTGGAAGTTTGCGTCGGTAAACGGCACTTGGCTCTCATAATAGTTGGCGTCGGAGAGTGCCTCGCTCGCCTCCACTGGGAGAGAAGTCCAGCTGACGAGGGTGCGGTCGTAGACGCtttcgccgtcttctccctTGAAGAGGGACATCGCATTGTCGTGAATCTGGACCTTTGGGTGCGtggccttgtcggcgccTGCATTCGAAGGACCAAAGGATATGTCGCCAGTAGGTGCTGATCCCCATTTTAGGTGATCTGTCGTATAAGATATACCGACAGGCTGAAGTGCTTCGAGCTTGTCGGGCTTACAACCCCATTGTTTGATCCAGACGACGGTACTGGCCCAGTAGTGGCGGtggccgttgtcgtcgcccttggcccAACGGACTTTCGGAAAGTAATAGGCGTACAGAATCCCAACGCGGCCATGGCTTTTTCCGCGACGGACGTAGACCTGTCCcttaccaccaccaccgcacTTGCCCCTTCCTTTACCAGTAGGTTTCAAACCACCACTATGTAGAACAAAGTCAGCTATGAGTGTCATGTGCTAATGGTAAGGGTTGATAAGAAAGGTCGATGTGTTGGACGGCCTCGCCTGCTTACCCTAGGCTGCCAGTAGCATCAACGGCGGGATAAGGGTCGCAGCCTCCCGAAACAAAGAGATAAGGGTTGAAGCGAAGCTCGACCTGCCCGTCAAACCCAACGTCCGCTTTTTCGGGGAGCGCAACGACTTGGTCGTGGCCGATCCAGCTTTGTCCAGAGTCATCGTCTCTCCAACAGTTGTAGCTGGTGACCTTGCCAATGTCGTTGCACTGGGCCTTGAACTCTGAACGAACGAACGAGACCCTAGCCTCCCCGATACACTATAGCATTGTGTGAGTATTCGAATCCCGACCAAATAGTGTGGATGGTGGTTTCTTTCGATTTCTGATAGACAACTTACAACGTCATGGTTTAGCCCGTCGAGGGTTTGGTTCAGATACACCTGCGCCCCATTGTGAGGTTTCAGAACCCCCTCAATGTACCGGTTGCAAACTCTTTTCGTGGCAGCGTCCTGGGCCTTACCATCAGCGACACAGAGGCACCATTGCTTGCCTGCCGCTGCGTCGAAATGGAGTCTAGACTGTCAGTCTGGCACAGAATCATGACGAGTATCGGACGGTCTTACACCAAGAGACTAAGAAGAGTTAAAAACTGCATTGTTTCGAGTGGCAAATTGATTGCTGCATTACTATTTAGTGTTTTTACCAAGCTATGAAACAAAATGCAAGGCACATTCACAAAGCGGTCGCGCTGACATATTTAGTCCTCTGTCCTCTGCGTCCGGTCGGTGACACCGAGCGGCCGTCAACAACGTCCGCGGTGGTAGAGGAAGTAAAATAAATGAAAGTTGTTGATCCCACTCTTCTTGCGAACCGCTCGCACACGAACTGGAGGGATGAACCTTTCCCGAAGCAGGGATGGCACGCGTGTGCTTTGATCATCGAATCTGTACACCCCACCCAAAATACGACCTTTGAGCATCCCATGACTCTCTTGGTCGACGGTGCTTTTGTGCGTGGGCGTGTTGACTGGATAATCGACCGTCATAATCTTATCAAGTCCCACTTGATCTGTATTGTTCTttgcggaggaggaggcgatgGGAATTAACAGTGTCATCCAGTAATATTTGCTGCAGATTACCTAGCAGCGGGATCACACGGTAGCAAGTTGCAGGTTAATTTCATGTTTTGAATTGGAGGGTATAAAGCACGCCAAGGACCCCTCGGGGATAGGCTTCATCAGCCGGCCAttcggcggcagcgagagGACTCCCGCGGGCTTCGTCCCGGCAGGCGGGTGACAGAAAAAGCCGGACTCTTTAAAAATATTTGACCAAGTCAGGTGTTTTTGGGGGCAACGATGATAGGCGGTACTTCCCCCTCTCCAACTACCTGCACTTAACAAAGCTATTCTCCATCAAATCCCATTTATAGAAGTCcggcctttttttttgtctccCGCTGGCCCGGGTAGTGGGCATCGTGGTGGCCTTGGGCAGTCAGGAAATTGGCCGAAGGCTAACAAGCAGCGAGGAGATTTGTGTTGGACGTGCACAAGAATTTCGAAGTGCTCGACGCTGACGTAATCGAGGAAGCACGGCCATATTTACCACAGGAGGGGTTTTGCTTGTGCTTGCGACCACATCACAATGCCTAGAACCCAGTCCTAGCAGTTCAAAAAGCCTTCGGCTCTGATCCATTTTGCTTCTCTCTTATCTTAGAGTAAATGAACCGATTTATTTCAGTAGTCCTGAGCACTTAGCGGCCCATGCATAATCGCCTCACGATAAGGAACACCTTGGTGAGCCATGGCCATCCGGCGCAGTGATTCCACATCTGATCCGCAGCGAACTACCATAGCAACCTCCTACTTAAATAAGTCTAGAGAATCCATCCACAGTGAATTGCAATGTCGTTCGCTTCTCATAGCATGATTAGGAGACCATAGATATCCAGTTTTCTACTTTTCCAACTTTCACCTTCTTTCTTCAACCAAAATAGGTCCTCTAGAAATAGCCTCAGAGCATCTCTATCCACTGCATCTAAGCCAGCAAGAAATACCATGAACTCTTCACCATTGCATATCTGAGCGCAAACTATTGTGCCGGTTGTGGTCTCGCAAAGACCTTTTCTTAGACATAGCTGCGAATTCATGCTTATTTTAAAAGTTACAAATAGGTATGCTAAACATTTGCTGAAAATGGTGCCTACATGCACACAATAATCGTTTCTGGAATTTTGTCAATTTCGTACAGCAAGACCGTGTTCCTTCAGCTTGGATATATCCGTTGTAGCTTAGGTTTAACTAGAGGGTGCATAGGAGAGGGGTGCGAGATATGAAGCAGAATACGTTGTCTATGGCTTGAATTCTGTCCGAGTTTTCGTATCCCCTTGCCTTGGGACTATCTTCCACATTAAGCCTTGTGCCTCTTCTTGAACTGAGCGAGGATGCAAAGCACTTCTGCCATGATGTCAAACTGCTACATCACTTCTATCTAGCTGTGATAGGCCGGTAGGGAAACTGTTCCCCGTCTGTTCCCCCGTCGCTCTAGGCTACTTTGTTACCGTGTACAGTACTGCGTGTGGTGATGGTGAATAAACGCCAATCGAAACGCACTGTGATTTTATGCAGCATGCATGTAAGTAAGCTGCCACATAGGAGTTGGTCAATAGTGCAGCCCCCGATTGAAACCTCGACAACCGCCGACCCGCGGCCGCAGCCGCGGGGGGGATGATCACCACGCAGCCAAACGAAGACAGCAAATTGCCTGTTGCGGACGTCTGGTGACACATCAAGCCCATAATGGGATTGGAAAAATAGTTACGAACAATCTCTTGAAGGACGCAAGGGCAAGCCGTACATGACCAGGCATCTCACAATTTGTACATCGATACGTCGGTTAACTTTGCGGGACTACCAGGTGGCAGTCAAGGCTGGTGAAACCAAATTGCCTCTAAATAAATGTGTTTTCACTTTTACGCATTGTTTTCATGAAGCTCATAATCAGGATAAACACTGAATACGCAGGACTGACAAGTCGGTTGCAGGCAGCCGGCCGTCTGACCAGTCAGCGGGACCCTAGCCCGCTTCGCTACAACGAGGTCCTTTGGTGAGAGAATGAGCGAGGTTCCAAAAGCAAAGCCGTGAACCGTGTAAAAAGAGTAAGCATATAACTGAGCGGATAACCCACAAGCGATGGTCTCGGTTTCTGTTCCATTGTGGTCATC containing:
- a CDS encoding Putative serine/threonine-protein kinase, active, which translates into the protein MGDRRVRGSEEPSEEKTEPFSQTEIDARMRSIRVEESFDLVQADPVPLDKLRVEEHHHEQGIRILVRPLTRSRSVSPGNYNCQWLALRAEVASEKEPQHKVLAVSQTSRDIKFSVRIPPERLDDNTPRPPLWCELYYDPASDNQILLNRSEVPISLTRISDGPASSVSWAVNPGTPKALSPGTWRINVRDIEVLDFRILEKRPAFFKLAEPAVKDEALSNSDADAINASGKRSFTAEHEGSRSEKKARTTDEVGMNAKKDKEDGVIMFLRPAAEPLVFPLPTEAKSRDVVPTNGHALLDMQREEAVVIPGGCEIDEYTVTKRDQIASTTLSSVFIAEHSNVPDGIVTVKVLKTRSANANGKPQDNERNVIRQADMWLREYQSQDDLRHHSIVKLYGGDARYLSLYMEHVDAKDLSAKGVWRSHVDHGFLGDRSDAFAILRDISGALNYLHGKSLVHNDIKPANILYSPARGAVLCDFGLSTHTSGSVTTGGTPYYIPPEFIGKKLRGPPSDVWALGVTMLYVLGKIPFPDARSRKAANKPALYWMIADVNRPPAQPQPHRPGQPCSHAVDLMYVWLSEVAVAREKLYPRDKLERLVSDMLIAVPSQRITMARVVREMYLLEQQALAKR
- a CDS encoding Putative necrosis inducing protein, which gives rise to MQFLTLLSLLVLHFDAAAGKQWCLCVADGKAQDAATKRVCNRYIEGVLKPHNGAQVYLNQTLDGLNHDVCIGEARVSFVRSEFKAQCNDIGKVTSYNCWRDDDSGQSWIGHDQVVALPEKADVGFDGQVELRFNPYLFVSGGCDPYPAVDATGSLGGGLKPTGKGRGKCGGGGKGQVYVRRGKSHGRVGILYAYYFPKVRWAKGDDNGHRHYWASTVVWIKQWGCKPDKLEALQPVGISYTTDHLKWGSAPTGDISFGPSNAGADKATHPKVQIHDNAMSLFKGEDGESVYDRTLVSWTSLPVEASEALSDANYYESQVPFTDANFQSQLDAAYQEDFYDDVPEEPECKK
- a CDS encoding Putative copper acquisition factor BIM1-like domain-containing protein; this encodes MAPKTLLVALGAANLASAHFGLTYPEWRADTLKPTNVTGFSQWTYPCAGVPYGAGNVTDWPLDGGAVELDLHHDWTYVFINLGLEANGNVSTHNITLTPQFWNATGSGTLCVEKLALPTPAQEGQRASLQVITVGDSGAGLYNCADIRFTSNATNPSSEQCKTEGVSVYTVKEQSANGTIEGGAGNSTGNSTGGNGGSSGTAGSGVHMLALTTVVGLSFTFVFGMSL